A single window of Archangium gephyra DNA harbors:
- a CDS encoding PKD domain-containing protein gives MKAHVRASPRALTVLVLVAVALVGPGCRRAVKPEAGGDRTVEAGVPVGFGSEARDAPEVRWDFGDGSPPQQGARVSHAFPRAGSFQVRALEKDEVVASATVTVVPRPVLRAMPADAEIALFFPQLRGNVEPLVGFFARMLGQAQTRQALEEAPLLSLVLRELRGEPRLVDPEEGVGFFSLPGFEGTVALLGVTDSEAALEAVVEELRSGGARVVGREPGGSVRFERENGTPMLLFADRGYLYLVVPDSPEEEGEEDGEEQASGRIEKVLAQEGGTQAAEEEAIRARIVGMSGPGLSEQPLLTELRPKVGAGNVHIFARAAEGEESEGIRGLWAALRVEEGKAELEGWVASDKSLFAGKSGPGSELLGKAPAGPIAALMVSMPPEEMTKLVFGAPGSERRERTLLRLKDQGFDAAGADGLLSALRGDMTLLAYFDAVAFYRNFFLGNRRPEPRGTLLFQAGLVRAEPVLEWLTGRLKERGQPYEVVKGADATRLRTRVMDQPVEFTVSADRLTVNGGESLGARSSGDVGVALRERYGAQAFEPGHLSAMVDVGRLRAELEAPKEVPGVSPQQLPVARSLVGTLLDQLPPVENVFIDFAPEEGGGRFRARATLRERTR, from the coding sequence ATGAAAGCGCATGTGCGAGCCTCCCCTCGAGCCCTGACAGTCCTCGTGTTGGTGGCCGTGGCCCTGGTGGGTCCCGGCTGCCGGAGGGCGGTGAAACCGGAGGCGGGGGGAGATCGCACGGTGGAGGCCGGCGTGCCGGTGGGCTTCGGCTCCGAGGCCCGGGACGCGCCGGAGGTGAGGTGGGACTTCGGAGACGGCTCGCCGCCCCAGCAGGGCGCGCGGGTGTCCCATGCCTTCCCACGCGCGGGCAGCTTCCAGGTGCGCGCGCTGGAGAAGGACGAGGTGGTGGCCAGCGCCACGGTGACGGTGGTGCCGCGGCCGGTGCTGCGCGCCATGCCCGCCGACGCGGAGATCGCGCTCTTCTTCCCCCAGCTGCGCGGCAACGTGGAGCCGCTGGTGGGCTTCTTCGCGCGGATGCTGGGCCAGGCGCAGACGCGGCAGGCGCTGGAGGAGGCGCCGCTCTTGTCGCTGGTGCTGCGTGAGCTGCGGGGCGAGCCCCGGCTGGTGGACCCGGAGGAGGGCGTGGGCTTCTTCTCGCTGCCCGGCTTCGAGGGCACCGTGGCGCTGCTGGGCGTGACGGACAGCGAGGCCGCGCTGGAGGCGGTGGTGGAGGAGCTGCGCTCCGGAGGCGCGCGTGTCGTGGGACGCGAGCCCGGGGGCAGCGTGCGCTTCGAGCGGGAGAACGGGACGCCGATGCTGCTCTTCGCGGACCGGGGCTACCTGTACCTGGTGGTGCCGGACTCGCCGGAGGAGGAGGGCGAGGAGGACGGCGAGGAACAGGCGAGCGGGCGCATCGAGAAGGTGCTGGCCCAGGAGGGCGGGACGCAGGCCGCGGAGGAGGAGGCGATCCGGGCGCGGATCGTGGGGATGAGCGGACCGGGGCTGTCGGAGCAGCCGCTGCTCACGGAGCTGAGGCCGAAGGTGGGCGCGGGCAACGTGCACATCTTCGCGCGGGCGGCGGAGGGGGAGGAGTCCGAGGGCATCCGGGGTCTCTGGGCGGCGCTGCGGGTGGAGGAGGGGAAGGCGGAGCTGGAGGGCTGGGTGGCCTCGGACAAGTCGCTCTTCGCGGGCAAGAGCGGGCCGGGCTCGGAGCTGCTGGGCAAGGCCCCGGCGGGGCCCATCGCCGCGCTGATGGTGTCCATGCCGCCCGAGGAGATGACGAAGCTCGTCTTCGGGGCGCCGGGCTCGGAGCGCCGCGAGCGGACGCTGCTGCGGCTGAAGGATCAGGGCTTCGACGCGGCCGGCGCGGACGGACTGCTGAGCGCGCTGCGCGGAGACATGACGCTGCTGGCGTACTTCGACGCGGTGGCCTTCTACCGCAACTTCTTCCTGGGCAACCGGCGGCCGGAGCCGCGCGGCACGCTGCTCTTCCAGGCGGGACTGGTGCGCGCCGAGCCCGTGCTGGAGTGGCTCACCGGGCGGCTCAAGGAGCGCGGACAGCCCTATGAGGTGGTGAAGGGCGCGGACGCCACGCGCCTGCGCACGCGGGTGATGGATCAGCCGGTGGAGTTCACCGTGTCGGCGGACCGGCTGACGGTGAATGGCGGCGAGTCGCTGGGGGCCCGCTCCTCGGGAGACGTGGGCGTGGCCCTGCGCGAGCGGTATGGCGCCCAGGCCTTCGAGCCGGGCCACCTGTCGGCGATGGTGGACGTGGGCCGGCTGCGCGCCGAGCTGGAGGCCCCGAAGGAAGTGCCCGGGGTGTCACCGCAGCAGCTGCCCGTGGCCCGCTCGCTGGTGGGCACGCTGTTGGATCAGCTGCCGCCCGTGGAGAATGTCTTCATCGACTTCGCACCCGAGGAGGGCGGCGGCCGTTTCCGGGCGCGTGCCACGCTCCGGGAGCGGACCAGGTAG
- a CDS encoding MXAN_2562 family outer membrane beta-barrel protein: MTRAVALGIAVVLTALPGEAQEMSDVPTQTPRSGAVEIRLGGYKPALDSEEALEGDRPYSETFGGSSMLLVELEMQRFFYQDIGTAGVSVSLGYAEKYAAALTEADVPSAERTGLHVLPIRVRGVYRFDYPAFRWGIPLVPYIKPGLVFMPWWSTKGGEIETPELGGTGKGLRFGWEVAGGVAFLLDVLEPRLARDFDSDLGVNHSYLFAEYTYAKVNNFGGKGFDLSDGYWMFGLALDY; the protein is encoded by the coding sequence ATGACTCGAGCAGTGGCCCTCGGCATCGCGGTGGTGCTCACCGCGCTCCCAGGCGAGGCGCAGGAGATGTCCGATGTGCCCACCCAGACGCCTCGCAGCGGTGCCGTGGAGATCCGGCTCGGAGGCTACAAGCCGGCGCTCGACTCGGAGGAGGCCCTGGAGGGGGACCGGCCGTACTCGGAGACGTTCGGCGGCTCCAGCATGTTGCTCGTCGAGCTGGAGATGCAGCGCTTCTTCTACCAGGACATCGGCACGGCGGGCGTGAGCGTGTCGCTGGGGTACGCGGAGAAGTATGCGGCCGCCCTGACGGAGGCGGACGTGCCGTCCGCGGAGCGCACCGGCTTGCACGTGCTGCCCATCCGCGTGCGCGGCGTCTACCGGTTCGACTACCCCGCGTTCCGCTGGGGCATTCCGCTGGTGCCCTACATCAAGCCGGGCCTCGTCTTCATGCCGTGGTGGTCCACCAAGGGCGGGGAGATCGAGACGCCGGAGTTGGGTGGCACGGGCAAGGGGTTGAGGTTCGGCTGGGAGGTGGCCGGTGGTGTCGCCTTCCTGCTGGACGTGCTGGAGCCGCGGCTGGCGCGCGACTTCGACTCGGACCTCGGGGTGAATCACAGCTATCTCTTCGCCGAGTACACGTACGCGAAAGTGAACAACTTCGGCGGCAAGGGATTCGATCTCTCCGACGGGTACTGGATGTTCGGACTGGCGCTGGATTACTAG
- a CDS encoding MXAN_2561 family MXYO-CTERM-anchored protein produces MRNLLFSAAVLLSSAAFGQFGTQVQITVQSPTNTDNVSVGPSQCGATSSFIWRVAGTPCTELSLWITTDTDCRESASAQTAGSFRTLTSIPVSTITTSGGSATATFQVSNLPIFSTTTPTDGGAGVSCGDPGLESTMRLCAATKGYDALGSCSSTVTKAATPLEITYDTKSPDAPSIKDVSSLDKALKVTVDAPEDALQVKVVALLEGVVVSEEQQGVDVGAVRVEKLQNDVTYQLEAYAIDAAGNQSLASAASEGTPTRTFGFYERYREAGGEETGCGATGGGFAGGGMLAALGFWLFSRRNRS; encoded by the coding sequence ATGCGTAACCTCCTCTTCTCCGCAGCGGTCCTCCTGTCGTCCGCGGCGTTTGGACAGTTCGGGACCCAGGTCCAGATCACGGTCCAGTCCCCGACCAATACGGACAACGTGAGCGTTGGTCCGAGCCAATGTGGCGCGACGAGCTCCTTCATCTGGCGGGTGGCCGGTACGCCCTGTACCGAGCTCTCCCTCTGGATCACCACCGACACGGACTGCCGGGAGTCGGCCTCCGCGCAGACGGCGGGGTCGTTCCGCACCCTGACCTCCATCCCGGTCTCCACCATCACCACGTCGGGTGGCAGCGCGACGGCGACCTTCCAGGTGTCCAACCTGCCCATCTTCTCCACCACCACGCCCACGGACGGTGGAGCGGGGGTGTCGTGCGGCGATCCGGGGCTCGAGTCCACGATGCGGCTGTGCGCGGCGACGAAGGGGTACGATGCGCTGGGCTCGTGCAGCTCCACCGTGACGAAGGCGGCTACGCCGCTGGAGATCACCTACGACACGAAGAGTCCCGATGCGCCCTCCATCAAGGACGTGTCCTCGCTGGACAAGGCGCTGAAGGTGACGGTGGATGCGCCGGAGGACGCCCTCCAGGTGAAGGTGGTGGCGTTGCTCGAGGGCGTCGTGGTCTCCGAGGAGCAGCAGGGGGTGGACGTGGGGGCGGTGCGGGTGGAGAAACTGCAGAACGACGTGACGTATCAGCTCGAGGCCTATGCCATTGACGCGGCGGGCAACCAGAGCCTGGCGTCGGCCGCGAGCGAGGGCACGCCTACCCGGACGTTTGGATTCTACGAGCGGTACCGCGAGGCGGGCGGCGAGGAGACGGGGTGCGGTGCCACGGGCGGAGGTTTCGCGGGCGGAGGCATGCTGGCCGCCCTGGGTTTCTGGCTGTTCTCAAGGAGAAATCGTTCATGA
- a CDS encoding aspartate-semialdehyde dehydrogenase, with translation MNENLRIAVVGATGVVGTEVLSTLLLRDFPAEQLSVLASERSEGEELAYGEETLEVEPVSAETLRGIGLVLLATPADASRTLAPLAQAAGAWVVDVSSAFRADGTVPLVLPGFNSEALGTPFKGRIVSLPSAVTTAVATLVEPLRQAFGVAQVQVTALMGVSSSGQRGLKELEQQTSALLSGREPEAHVFPHRVGFNLVPQVGPFMANSPWTEEEAGWTLECARLFASKGEVPVVAGTAVQVPTFFGHGLSLHVRLKKPAPVDQARAALKGSPALKVLDSPTEKVYPLPSLVTADPTIHVGRLRSFPQAPEWLTLFATVDNAGRGAALNLVEAGLRLAGSDS, from the coding sequence ATGAACGAGAACCTGCGAATCGCCGTGGTGGGCGCCACGGGCGTGGTGGGCACCGAGGTGCTCTCCACCCTCCTGCTGCGGGACTTCCCCGCCGAGCAGCTCAGCGTGCTGGCCTCGGAGCGCTCCGAGGGCGAGGAGCTGGCGTATGGCGAGGAGACGCTGGAGGTGGAGCCCGTCTCCGCCGAGACGCTCCGGGGCATCGGCCTGGTGCTGCTGGCCACGCCGGCGGACGCCTCGCGCACGCTGGCCCCCCTGGCCCAGGCCGCGGGCGCCTGGGTGGTGGACGTGAGCTCCGCCTTCCGCGCCGATGGCACCGTCCCGCTGGTGCTCCCCGGCTTCAACTCCGAGGCGCTGGGCACCCCCTTCAAGGGCCGCATCGTGTCGCTGCCCTCGGCGGTGACGACGGCCGTGGCCACCCTCGTGGAGCCGCTGCGCCAGGCCTTTGGCGTGGCCCAGGTGCAGGTGACGGCCCTCATGGGCGTGTCCTCCTCGGGCCAGCGGGGCCTCAAGGAGCTGGAGCAGCAGACGTCCGCGCTGCTGTCCGGCCGCGAGCCCGAGGCCCATGTCTTCCCCCACCGCGTGGGCTTCAACCTGGTGCCCCAGGTGGGCCCCTTCATGGCCAACTCGCCCTGGACGGAGGAGGAGGCCGGCTGGACGCTGGAGTGCGCCCGGCTCTTCGCCAGCAAGGGCGAGGTGCCCGTGGTGGCCGGCACCGCCGTGCAGGTGCCCACCTTCTTCGGCCATGGGCTCAGCCTCCACGTGCGGCTGAAGAAGCCCGCCCCGGTGGACCAGGCGCGCGCCGCCCTCAAGGGCTCGCCCGCGCTCAAGGTGCTGGATTCACCCACCGAGAAGGTCTACCCCCTGCCCAGCCTCGTCACTGCGGACCCCACCATCCATGTGGGCCGCCTGCGCTCCTTCCCCCAGGCCCCCGAGTGGCTCACCCTCTTCGCCACCGTGGACAACGCCGGCCGGGGCGCCGCCCTCAACCTGGTGGAGGCGGGCTTGCGGCTCGCCGGGTCCGACTCCTGA
- a CDS encoding PDC sensor domain-containing protein, with protein sequence MSMWTLVSLLLLANVPPDGAAQLKKVDGLMPELRRMATDPAVVREVKRQNARRVSLDSIRQWDEEWRATAALTPLKRQLLGNPCARMLERHRDRMGRVVAEAFVMDNQGALVGATRRTSDYWQGDEPKWRESFKGGRGGELREKPFFDDSSQSYVVQVSLPVKDGARVIGALTVSISLLEL encoded by the coding sequence ATGTCGATGTGGACCCTCGTCTCGTTGTTGCTGCTGGCGAACGTGCCGCCGGACGGCGCGGCGCAATTGAAGAAGGTGGACGGGCTGATGCCCGAGCTGCGGCGCATGGCCACGGACCCGGCGGTGGTGCGCGAGGTGAAGCGGCAGAACGCGCGGCGCGTATCCCTGGACAGCATCCGGCAGTGGGACGAGGAGTGGCGGGCGACCGCGGCGCTCACCCCCCTCAAGCGTCAGCTGCTGGGCAACCCGTGCGCGCGCATGCTCGAGCGTCACCGGGACCGGATGGGCCGGGTGGTGGCCGAGGCCTTCGTCATGGACAACCAGGGCGCGCTGGTGGGCGCCACGCGGCGCACGTCCGATTACTGGCAGGGCGATGAGCCCAAGTGGCGTGAGTCCTTCAAGGGAGGCCGGGGCGGGGAGCTGCGCGAGAAACCCTTCTTCGATGACTCCTCGCAGTCCTATGTCGTCCAGGTCTCCCTGCCGGTGAAGGATGGCGCCCGCGTCATCGGCGCCCTCACCGTGTCCATCTCCCTGCTCGAGCTCTGA